In one window of Leguminivora glycinivorella isolate SPB_JAAS2020 chromosome 10, LegGlyc_1.1, whole genome shotgun sequence DNA:
- the LOC125230367 gene encoding UDP-glycosyltransferase UGT5-like, with protein MKILYLSLILANSMLFCESANILYLMPFTAKSHYIGMKNLAIELARRGHDVYAITPFRETEHPATYHQMMVSDEPVWKRLFDVPPRVFDIMDESFESFQNIMYKFGFMMNEFVFESKDVQEFMKQDHKIDVVVAEVFFNEGLYMFAHKYQAPLVLMTTVGNSLKGNFYMSNPLQLSILYHEYGKHSEPLSFFGRLYNLYMCTYDLAMLKFWYFPRLQESTLQYLKDLPEPVPTLEDIASNAAILLLNSHYSIDNAAAYLPNIIDVGGLHIKETNDTLPADLQNILDNAKSGVVFLSFGSNVQINEMDTDKLQAFLKVFGELKQTVLMKWEKEPLQNISKNIILRKWFPQKALVAHPNVKLFIGHGGLLGLQETIAAGVPILGVPVFGDQYLNIIDTIQKGHGDILNYKEINEDILRKKINKLLNDKSYTETAKKIAARFKDRPMKPLDTAVWWTEYVIRHKGAEFMKPPTMSYIAYHNLDVYLFVISVIGFALYTIFKTISVVKNVLKSQQTKKLKKK; from the exons ATGAagatattatatttaagtctgATATTAGCCAATTCAATGCTGTTCTGTGAATCAGCAAACATTCTATATCTAATGCCATTCACAGCGAAATCTCATTATATTGGCATGAAGAACTTAGCGATAGAACTTGCGAGGAGAGGGCACGATGTTTACGCTATTACTCCTTTTAGAGAAACAGAGCATCCAGCGACATATCACCAGATGATGGTGTCAGACGAACCTGTATGGAAGAGACTAT TTGATGTGCCACCACGAGTATTCGACATCATGGATGAATCGTTTGAGTCATTCCAAAATATTATGTACAAATTTGGATTTATGATGAACGAATTTGTCTTTGAATCCAAAGACGTGCAAGAGTTTATGAAACAAGATCACAAAATAGATGTCGTTGTTGCGGAAGTGTTCTTTAATGAAGGACTTTACATGTTTGCTCACAAATACCAAGCTCCTCTAGTGTTGATGACGACCGTTGGTAACTCACTTAAGGGAAATTTCTACATGAGCAATCCTCTTCAGCTGTCAATATTGTATCATGAGTATGGCAAACACAGTGAACCACTCAGTTTCTTTGGAAGACTGTACAATTTGTACATGTGCACGTATGATCTTGCCATGCTCAAATTTTGGTATTTCCCTCGGCTACAAGAATCTACCCTGCAGTACTTGAAGGATTTGCCAGAACCAGTTCCCACATTGGAAGATATAGCTTCTAACGCAGCCATTTTACTTCTGAATTCTCATTATAGTATTGATAATGCAGCTGCATATTTACCAAATATAATAGACGTTGGTGGACTACATATTAAAGAAACAAACGACACGTTACCAGCG gatCTTCAAAATATCTTGGATAATGCTAAAAGCGGTGTTGTATTTTTGAGTTTTGGTTCCAAcgtacaaataaatgaaatggaTACTGACAAGCTTCAAGCGTTCTTAAAAGTATTTGgagaattaaaacaaacagTTCTTATGAAATGGGAAAAAGAACCCCTTCAAAATATATCTAAAAATATTATCCTACGGAAATGGTTTCCACAAAAAGCACTTGTAG CTCACCCCAACGTTAAATTATTTATCGGTCATGGAGGCCTGCTAGGACTTCAAGAGACAATAGCAGCCGGGGTACCCATTCTGGGTGTACCAGTTTTCGGAGACCAGTATCTAAATATTATTGACACTATTCAAAAAGGACACGGAGACATTCTTAATTATAAAGAAATCAATGAAGATATTCTACGGAAGAAGATCAACAAACTGCTAAATGATAAATCATACACGGAAACCGCTAAAAAAATTGCCGCTAGGTTTAAGGATAGACCTATGAAGCCACTAGATACAGCAGTGTGGTGGACTGAATATGTGATCAGACACAAAGGTGCTGAGTTTATGAAACCGCCAACGATGAGTTACATTGCATATCACAATCTTGATGTATATTTGTTTGTGATTAGCGTAATAGGATTTGCCTTATACACGATATTTAAAACAATTAGTGTTGTTAAAAACGTTCTTAAAAGTCAACAAACAAAGAAATTAAAGAAGAAATAG